The Chelonia mydas isolate rCheMyd1 chromosome 3, rCheMyd1.pri.v2, whole genome shotgun sequence genome includes a region encoding these proteins:
- the CCN2 gene encoding CCN family member 2 yields the protein MGPSSFAVALLVALLCWEVSGQDCSGQCQCGAGPPPACPAGVSLVQDGCGCCRVCAKQLGELCTERDPCDHHKGLFCDFGSPANRRIGVCTARDGAPCVFGGMVYRSGESFQSSCKYQCTCLDGAVGCVPLCSMDVRLPSPDCPSPRRVKLPGKCCEEWVCNELREQTAVGPALAAYRPEDTYGPDQAMMMRANCLVQTTEWSACSKTCGMGISTRVTNDNAFCRLEKQSRLCMVRPCEADLEENIKKGKKCIRTPRISKPIKFELSGCTSVKTYRAKFCGVCTDGRCCTPHRTATLPVEFKCPDGEVMKRRMMFIKTCACHYNCPGDNDIFESLYYRKMYGDMA from the exons ATGGGACCCAGCAGCTTCGCCGTGGCGCTGCTCGTCGCGCTCCTCTGCTGG gaGGTGTCCGGCCAGGACTGCAGCGGGCAGTGCCAGTGCGGGGCGGGGCCGCCCCCCGCCTGCCCGGCCGGGGTGAGCCTGGTGCAGGACGGCTGCGGCTGCTGCAGGGTGTGCGCCAAGCAGCTGGGCGAGCTGTGCACCGAGCGGGACCCCTGCGACCACCACAAGGGGCTCTTCTGCGACTTCGGCTCGCCGGCCAACCGCAGGATCGGCGTGTGCACCG ctcGGGACGGCGCCCCTTGTGTGTTCGGAGGGATGGTGTACAGGAGCGGGGAGTCCTTCCAGAGCAGCTGCAAGTACCAGTGCACTTGCCTCGACGGGGCAGTGGGGTGCGTGCCCCTGTGCAGCATGGATGTCCGGCTGCCCAGCCCAGACTGCCCTTCCCCCCGAAGAGTCAAGCTCCCCGGGAAGTGCTGCGAGGAATGGGTGTGCAATGAGCTCCGAGAACAGACGGCGGTTGGACCCGCTCTAGCTG CTTACAGACCGGAAGACACTTATGGACCAGATCAGGCAATGATGATGCGTGCCAACTGCCTGGTCCAGACCACGGAATGGAGTGCTTGCTCAAAGACCTGTGGAATGGGCATCTCCACCAGAGTCACCAATGACAATGCCTTCTGCAGACTGGAGAAGCAAAGCAGACTCTGCATGGTCAGACCTTGTGAGGCAGACCTGGAGGAAAATATCAAG AAAGGCAAAAAGTGTATTCGCACCCCCAGAATCTCCAAGCCCATCAAGTTTGAGCTCTCCGGCTGTACCAGTGTGAAGACCTATCGAGCTAAATTCTGTGGGGTCTGCACTGATGGACGTTGTTGCACCCCCCACAGAACAGCCACTCTTCCTGTGGAGTTCAAATGCCCCGATGGTGAGGTCATGAAGAGGAGAATGATGTTCATCAAGACCTGTGCATGCCACTACAACTGCCCTGGAGACAATGACATCTTTGAGTCTCTGTACTACAGAAAGATGTATGGAGACATGGCATAA